GCCGAGCCCGCATCGCTTACCTCCGCGGCGACGTGAGCGCCGCACGGCGCGATCTGACGGAGGCCGAGCGCGTCTCGCCCGTCGATCCGGAGATCCGTGCCGCGCGCGCGCGAACCTACGTCGGGCAAGCGCGCCTCGGCCAGCGCCTTCAGGTCTTCCCTTCCGGGTATGACGACGTCGCGACGACCGACGCATCGGCCATGCAGCGCTATCGACGTATGCGCTTCGAGCTGGGCATGACCGTCGTAAACCGTCAGGGCGCGGAGCGACCGACGCGCACAGGCCTTCGTCGCACGAACATCGTCGATGGTCGCCCGACGGCGGGCGTCTACGTGCACCTCAAGAACGGCGGCTTCGTCGGAGGCAGCGCGGGCTTCAGCACCCCTGCCCTGTCGCTGCCGCAATACGCCTTCGACGCCACCTTCATGACGCCCATCACCGATCGCCTCTCGGGGCAGCTCACGGCAGCTTTTTGGCAATACCGCGACGATCGCGACGTCGTCGTCGTTTCGCCGGCGCTCACGTTCGCGCTCACGGAAGACGTCGACCTCACGGGCCGCTATTGGAGCACGTCGGTCATGGTGCATCGCGAGGCCACGACGGACTTCGAGATGGTTCACTCGCTGGGACTTCGAGCCGCATGGCGCCTCGACGAGCAGATCACCGTCGGCCTCGACTACACGTACGGCATCCAGCTCGAGCGCTTG
This genomic stretch from Myxococcales bacterium harbors:
- the yaiO gene encoding YaiO family outer membrane beta-barrel protein, producing MCTVRLVAASFALATSLMAGEALSRDAICRADAAASVELLATRDATLAAAQALVSPFDRPRGRALFLAMLARDPDDDDAAIGLSRLDGWDGCLALAERGYRSVLARSKNHVEARAGLIDVLMWQRRWDDAAHEADDGLERMPIAPELLARRARIAYLRGDVSAARRDLTEAERVSPVDPEIRAARARTYVGQARLGQRLQVFPSGYDDVATTDASAMQRYRRMRFELGMTVVNRQGAERPTRTGLRRTNIVDGRPTAGVYVHLKNGGFVGGSAGFSTPALSLPQYAFDATFMTPITDRLSGQLTAAFWQYRDDRDVVVVSPALTFALTEDVDLTGRYWSTSVMVHREATTDFEMVHSLGLRAAWRLDEQITVGLDYTYGIQLERLPGVADLLDLRSHIVTASGRVMLSPRFGVDAALSIERRESLKSGASVVGPAAEAGVFARW